One Actinosynnema pretiosum DNA segment encodes these proteins:
- a CDS encoding MFS transporter — protein MSLLARLDRLPLSRPHYGLLLIGGLGYTFDGMDSAVVAFLLPSVQQVWGLDNGHLGLIGSATPFGFLFGAAIAGLLGDRIGRKKVMMYALAFYAVFSVVAAFSPNYEVFLGARVLAGAGAGAESAIIAPFLSEFVPAKRRGWFVGALAGFFSFGFVMAALIGRFVVPASEDGWRIAQLITALPIVMLLWWRRSLPESPRFLLQQGKTAEAEKVVADLEARVEKATRQPLPPVEETTAAGPVAETPKVTLVSALKFLWSPAMAKRTAVIWLIWFVITFSYYGFFSWIPTLLVQRGITVTKSFEFSIIIYLAQIPGYFSAAWISERLDRKNTIAIYLAGSAVSAFWLSQTETPLTITLAGAVLSFFLNGTYAGVYSYTPEVFPTWVRATGTGLSSAFGRIGSILAPTIIGLSAASLGFAGVFGLTTAVLVVGVVCVVVFGLSTAGRSLEDLTERGGPADTAKEMSK, from the coding sequence ATGTCCCTGTTGGCCCGTTTGGACCGCCTGCCGCTGAGCCGTCCCCACTACGGCCTGCTGCTCATCGGCGGTCTCGGCTACACCTTCGACGGCATGGACTCCGCCGTCGTGGCCTTCCTGCTGCCCAGCGTCCAGCAGGTGTGGGGCCTGGACAACGGGCACCTCGGCCTGATCGGCTCGGCCACCCCGTTCGGCTTCCTGTTCGGCGCGGCCATCGCGGGCCTGCTCGGCGACCGCATCGGCCGCAAGAAGGTCATGATGTACGCCCTGGCCTTCTACGCGGTGTTCTCCGTGGTCGCCGCCTTCTCGCCGAACTACGAGGTGTTCCTCGGCGCGCGGGTCCTGGCCGGGGCGGGCGCGGGCGCGGAGAGCGCGATCATCGCCCCGTTCCTGTCCGAGTTCGTCCCCGCCAAGCGGCGCGGCTGGTTCGTCGGCGCGCTGGCCGGGTTCTTCTCGTTCGGCTTCGTCATGGCCGCCCTGATCGGCCGGTTCGTCGTCCCCGCCTCCGAGGACGGCTGGCGCATCGCCCAGCTCATCACCGCCCTGCCGATCGTGATGCTGCTGTGGTGGCGCCGCTCGCTCCCCGAGTCCCCGCGCTTCCTGCTCCAGCAGGGCAAGACCGCCGAGGCCGAGAAGGTCGTCGCGGACCTCGAAGCCCGCGTCGAGAAGGCCACCCGCCAGCCGCTCCCGCCGGTGGAGGAGACCACCGCCGCCGGACCGGTCGCGGAGACCCCGAAGGTCACGCTCGTCAGCGCGCTGAAGTTCCTGTGGAGCCCGGCGATGGCCAAGCGCACCGCCGTGATCTGGCTGATCTGGTTCGTGATCACCTTCTCCTACTACGGCTTCTTCTCCTGGATCCCGACCCTGCTGGTCCAGCGCGGCATCACGGTCACCAAGAGCTTCGAGTTCTCGATCATCATCTACCTGGCGCAGATCCCCGGCTACTTCTCCGCCGCCTGGATCTCCGAGCGCCTGGACCGCAAGAACACCATCGCGATCTACCTCGCGGGCTCGGCGGTCAGCGCGTTCTGGCTGTCCCAGACCGAGACCCCGCTGACCATCACCCTCGCGGGCGCGGTGCTGTCGTTCTTCCTCAACGGCACCTACGCGGGCGTCTACTCCTACACACCCGAGGTGTTCCCGACCTGGGTCCGCGCGACCGGCACCGGCCTGTCCAGCGCGTTCGGCCGCATCGGCAGCATCCTCGCGCCCACCATCATCGGCCTGTCCGCCGCCAGCCTCGGCTTCGCGGGCGTCTTCGGCCTCACCACGGCGGTGCTGGTGGTCGGCGTGGTGTGCGTGGTGGTGTTCGGCCTGTCCACGGCGGGGCGCTCCCTGGAAGACCTGACCGAGCGGGGCGGACCCGCCGACACCGCGAAGGAGATGTCGAAGTGA
- a CDS encoding L,D-transpeptidase family protein, with product MVLGVLGVLVAGLTPATAQVAAVAGLPLPYGGGADQVVAVVVDRPDATSGWLTGWRRDGAGWRMELGPAPAFVGSAGVGEASESSTRTPAGAHRLTESFGTLPPLPEGRLPYRRVDGADWWVSDQRSPLYNTHQRCEPGTCPFDESASERLAHVGPAYDRAIVIDYNRSPAVPGRGSAFFLHVWTGGPTAGCVSVDAPVVNHLLSWLDPAARPEVLIGVG from the coding sequence GTGGTTCTCGGCGTGCTGGGGGTGCTGGTGGCCGGCTTGACGCCCGCGACGGCTCAGGTGGCGGCGGTGGCGGGGCTGCCGCTGCCGTACGGCGGGGGAGCGGACCAGGTCGTGGCGGTGGTGGTCGACCGCCCCGACGCCACGTCCGGGTGGCTGACCGGCTGGCGGCGCGACGGCGCGGGGTGGCGGATGGAGCTGGGGCCCGCGCCCGCGTTCGTGGGCTCTGCGGGCGTCGGCGAGGCGAGCGAGTCGAGCACCCGCACCCCGGCGGGCGCGCACCGGCTGACCGAGTCCTTCGGCACCCTCCCGCCGCTGCCGGAGGGCAGGCTGCCGTACCGGCGGGTCGACGGCGCGGACTGGTGGGTCTCGGACCAGCGCTCCCCGCTGTACAACACCCACCAGCGGTGCGAGCCGGGGACGTGCCCCTTCGACGAGTCGGCGAGCGAGCGCCTGGCACACGTGGGCCCGGCCTACGACCGCGCGATCGTGATCGACTACAACCGGAGCCCGGCCGTGCCGGGGCGGGGGTCGGCGTTCTTCCTGCACGTGTGGACCGGCGGGCCCACGGCGGGCTGCGTCAGCGTGGACGCCCCGGTGGTGAACCACCTGCTGTCGTGGCTGGACCCGGCGGCCCGACCGGAGGTGCTGATCGGGGTGGGGTGA
- a CDS encoding sensor histidine kinase, whose protein sequence is MMRRWLRWRDAAHYLGVGALRGFGSLWLFAALVLVGASAAVGVGWLLAPRARAALRGWAGRERARIEARTGRAVPEGPLPRTACWLALDGTAGLITSAFGAALPLAALNSLLAPAYWWVAPADDPVAAPWPVTSWGWAATMPLAAALYLGLAWVLLPRLADRHARVARWLLAPGRRVALSRRVAELTASRAEALEAHGAELRRIERDLHDSTQNRLVAVVMHLGIAERALRRDAESALPLVLRARDAAGDALSGLRGVVRQIYPPVLAERGLDGAVAGLVADCGVPCTLTTEGVGRAPAAVESAAYFVIAEALTNIGKHSGAERASVRMARADKLVIEIGDDGRGGAAEGGGSGLAGIRRRVGAFDGTTTVSSPVGGPTLVRVELPCAS, encoded by the coding sequence ATGATGCGGCGGTGGCTGCGGTGGCGGGACGCCGCGCACTACCTGGGGGTCGGGGCGCTGCGCGGGTTCGGCTCGCTCTGGCTGTTCGCGGCGCTGGTGCTGGTCGGGGCCTCGGCGGCGGTCGGGGTCGGGTGGTTGCTGGCGCCGAGGGCGCGGGCGGCGCTGCGCGGCTGGGCCGGGCGGGAGCGGGCGCGGATCGAGGCCAGGACCGGGCGGGCCGTGCCGGAGGGGCCGCTGCCGAGGACCGCGTGCTGGTTGGCGCTGGACGGGACGGCAGGGCTGATCACCTCCGCGTTCGGGGCGGCGCTGCCGCTGGCCGCGCTCAACAGCCTGCTGGCGCCCGCCTACTGGTGGGTGGCGCCTGCGGACGACCCGGTGGCCGCGCCGTGGCCGGTGACCTCGTGGGGGTGGGCGGCGACGATGCCGCTGGCCGCCGCGCTGTACCTGGGGCTGGCGTGGGTGCTGCTCCCGCGGCTGGCGGACCGGCACGCGCGGGTCGCGCGGTGGCTGCTGGCGCCGGGCAGGCGGGTCGCGCTGTCGCGGCGGGTGGCCGAGCTGACCGCGAGCCGCGCCGAGGCCCTCGAGGCGCACGGGGCGGAGCTGCGGCGGATCGAGCGGGACCTGCACGACAGCACGCAGAACCGGCTGGTGGCGGTGGTGATGCACCTGGGCATCGCGGAGCGGGCGCTGCGGCGGGATGCGGAGTCGGCGCTGCCGCTGGTGCTGCGGGCGCGGGACGCGGCCGGGGACGCGCTGTCCGGACTGCGGGGCGTGGTGCGGCAGATCTACCCGCCGGTGCTGGCCGAGCGGGGTTTGGACGGGGCGGTCGCGGGGCTGGTGGCGGACTGCGGGGTGCCGTGCACGCTCACCACCGAGGGCGTGGGGCGGGCCCCGGCGGCGGTGGAGTCGGCGGCGTACTTCGTGATCGCCGAGGCGTTGACCAACATCGGCAAGCACAGCGGGGCGGAGCGGGCGAGCGTGCGGATGGCCAGGGCGGACAAGCTGGTGATCGAGATCGGGGACGACGGGCGTGGCGGCGCGGCCGAGGGCGGCGGGTCGGGCCTGGCGGGCATCCGGCGGCGGGTCGGGGCGTTCGACGGGACGACGACGGTGAGCAGCCCGGTCGGCGGGCCGACGCTGGTGCGGGTGGAGCTGCCGTGCGCGTCGTGA
- a CDS encoding GAF domain-containing protein: MPFWKSRRRTADVPDVRKTVAEAQENAAAVTAVVKALDGATTSAQAVKVALDAVRKQFGWVYGSYWRIDKAGRTLRFAVESGDAGEEFRKVTQEASFAEGVGLSGRTWRTRGLVFVEDLGTVKDCVRAPAAQRVGVKSGICFPLMSKGRVVGTMDFFTLEHLTPSEQRLDALRSIGLLVSQALERVTDSEVQAAAALDLQAVNTVLRGLGSATSEEEATRQALETVRSEFGWAYGSYWAVDPTGQELRFVTESGDAGEEFRRITREASFREGVGLAGRTWKAREMLFVRDLAEMTDCVRAPAARRAGVKSGVCLPLVVHDVVIGTMDFFTLEEVELSDSRENSLRNTAFLVSQSLERIRETTRISSAGAELVTSIEEVERNVVQATGVAAEAATLTTDANQAVDRLAQSSNEVGDVVKVINNIAEQTNLLALNAAIEAARAGEAGKGFAVVANEVKELAQGTARATEDVARLISAIQSDAGSVVTSLAAIGQIVDRINETQTMIGGVLTEQAAVTRDIVGGR; encoded by the coding sequence ATGCCCTTCTGGAAGTCCCGACGCCGGACGGCGGACGTCCCCGACGTGAGGAAGACGGTCGCCGAGGCGCAGGAGAACGCAGCCGCGGTCACCGCGGTGGTCAAGGCGCTGGACGGGGCCACGACGAGCGCGCAGGCGGTCAAGGTCGCCCTGGACGCGGTCCGCAAGCAGTTCGGGTGGGTCTACGGCTCCTACTGGCGCATCGACAAGGCCGGGCGGACGCTGCGGTTCGCCGTCGAGTCCGGCGACGCGGGCGAGGAGTTCCGCAAGGTCACGCAGGAGGCGTCGTTCGCCGAGGGGGTCGGGCTGTCCGGGCGGACTTGGCGCACCAGGGGCCTGGTGTTCGTGGAGGACCTGGGCACGGTCAAGGACTGCGTGCGCGCTCCCGCCGCGCAGCGGGTCGGCGTCAAGTCCGGCATCTGCTTCCCGCTGATGTCCAAGGGCCGGGTCGTCGGCACCATGGACTTCTTCACCCTGGAGCACCTGACGCCGTCCGAGCAGCGGCTCGACGCGCTGCGCAGCATCGGGCTGCTGGTCTCGCAGGCGCTGGAGCGGGTCACCGACTCCGAGGTGCAGGCCGCGGCGGCGCTGGACCTGCAGGCGGTCAACACCGTGCTGCGCGGCCTCGGCTCCGCCACCTCCGAGGAGGAGGCGACCCGGCAGGCGCTGGAGACGGTGCGCAGCGAGTTCGGCTGGGCCTACGGCTCGTACTGGGCGGTGGACCCGACCGGGCAGGAGCTGCGGTTCGTCACCGAGTCCGGCGACGCGGGCGAGGAGTTCCGCCGGATCACCCGCGAGGCCTCGTTCCGCGAGGGCGTCGGCCTGGCCGGGCGCACGTGGAAGGCCCGCGAGATGCTGTTCGTGCGGGACCTGGCCGAGATGACCGACTGCGTGCGGGCGCCCGCGGCGCGGCGGGCGGGCGTGAAGTCCGGGGTGTGCCTGCCGCTGGTCGTGCACGACGTGGTGATCGGCACGATGGACTTCTTCACCCTGGAGGAGGTCGAGCTCAGCGACAGCCGCGAGAACTCGTTGCGCAACACCGCTTTCCTGGTGTCGCAGTCGTTGGAGCGGATCAGGGAGACCACCCGGATCAGCTCGGCGGGCGCGGAGCTGGTCACCTCCATCGAGGAGGTGGAGCGCAACGTCGTGCAGGCGACCGGGGTCGCGGCCGAGGCGGCCACGCTGACCACCGACGCGAACCAGGCCGTGGACCGGTTGGCCCAGTCCAGCAACGAGGTCGGCGACGTCGTCAAGGTCATCAACAACATCGCCGAGCAGACCAACCTGCTGGCGCTGAACGCGGCCATCGAGGCGGCGCGCGCCGGTGAGGCGGGCAAGGGCTTCGCGGTCGTGGCGAACGAGGTCAAGGAGCTGGCCCAGGGCACGGCCAGGGCGACCGAGGACGTGGCGCGGTTGATCAGCGCCATCCAGTCCGACGCGGGCAGCGTGGTGACCTCGCTGGCCGCGATCGGCCAGATCGTGGACCGGATCAACGAGACCCAGACGATGATCGGCGGGGTGCTGACCGAGCAGGCCGCGGTCACCCGTGACATCGTTGGGGGCAGGTGA
- a CDS encoding ABC transporter ATP-binding protein: MPRTTSPDRPAPPTGTAALALTALTKVHGSGESAVTALDDVSLTLERGTFTAVMGPSGSGKSTFLNCAAGLERPTSGTVVLGGADLSGLDENRLTALRRDRVGFVFQGYNLVPSLDVLRNVELPLLLGAGRVDPAWRDEVVRKVGLTDRLHHMPSQLSGGQQQRVAIARALVTRPDVVFADEPTGALDSRTGKRVLELLRDVVDATGQTVLMVTHDPAAASVADRVVFLRDGRLVDELVAPTAEHVAERMTALGEW, translated from the coding sequence GTGCCCAGAACCACCTCACCGGACCGCCCCGCGCCCCCGACCGGGACCGCCGCGCTCGCCCTCACCGCCCTGACCAAGGTGCACGGCTCGGGGGAGAGCGCCGTCACCGCGCTGGACGACGTCTCGCTCACCCTGGAGCGCGGCACGTTCACCGCCGTCATGGGCCCGTCGGGCTCGGGCAAGAGCACCTTCCTCAACTGCGCCGCCGGGCTGGAGCGCCCCACCTCGGGCACCGTGGTGCTCGGCGGCGCCGACCTGTCCGGCCTCGACGAGAACCGCCTCACCGCGCTGCGCCGCGACCGCGTCGGCTTCGTCTTCCAGGGCTACAACCTGGTGCCGTCGCTGGACGTGCTGCGCAACGTCGAGCTGCCCCTGCTGCTGGGCGCGGGCCGCGTCGACCCGGCGTGGCGCGACGAGGTGGTGCGCAAGGTCGGCCTGACCGACCGCCTGCACCACATGCCGTCCCAGCTCTCCGGCGGCCAGCAGCAGCGCGTGGCCATCGCCAGGGCCCTGGTCACCCGGCCCGACGTGGTGTTCGCCGACGAGCCGACCGGCGCGCTGGACAGCCGCACCGGCAAGCGGGTGCTGGAGCTGCTGCGCGACGTCGTCGACGCCACCGGCCAGACCGTCCTCATGGTCACCCACGACCCGGCGGCGGCCTCCGTCGCGGACCGCGTGGTGTTCCTGCGCGACGGCCGCCTGGTGGACGAGCTGGTCGCGCCGACCGCCGAGCACGTCGCCGAGCGCATGACGGCCCTGGGGGAGTGGTGA
- a CDS encoding response regulator: protein MRVVIAEDDALLRQGLVLLLESEGLTVEAAVDDGDGLVAAVVEHRPDVAVVDVRLPPGFTDEGLRAAARARELVPGLPVLVLSAHVADSSAQELLAGGARGVGYLLKERVGRVEEFLDALRRVADGGTVLDPEVVTQLLVRRRVDDPVRSLTAREREVLSLMAEGHGNGRIAELLVVSETAVSKHIRSIFGKLGLHPDDSGHRRVLAVLAYLRS, encoded by the coding sequence GTGCGCGTCGTGATCGCGGAGGACGACGCGCTGCTGCGGCAGGGGTTGGTGCTGCTGCTGGAGAGCGAGGGGCTGACCGTCGAGGCGGCGGTGGACGACGGGGACGGCCTGGTCGCCGCCGTGGTGGAGCACCGGCCGGACGTGGCGGTGGTGGACGTGCGGCTGCCGCCGGGGTTCACCGACGAGGGGCTGCGGGCGGCGGCCCGCGCGCGGGAGCTGGTGCCGGGGTTGCCGGTGCTGGTGCTGTCGGCGCACGTCGCGGACTCGTCGGCGCAGGAGCTGCTGGCCGGGGGCGCGCGGGGCGTCGGGTACCTGCTCAAGGAGCGGGTCGGGCGGGTGGAGGAGTTCCTGGACGCGCTGCGGCGGGTCGCGGACGGCGGGACCGTGCTGGACCCGGAGGTGGTGACGCAGCTGCTGGTGCGGCGGCGGGTGGACGACCCGGTGCGCTCGCTGACCGCGCGGGAGCGGGAGGTGCTGTCGCTGATGGCGGAGGGGCACGGGAACGGGCGGATCGCGGAGCTGCTGGTGGTGAGCGAGACGGCGGTGAGCAAGCACATCCGGTCGATCTTCGGCAAGCTCGGGCTGCACCCGGACGACTCGGGGCACCGGCGGGTGCTGGCGGTGCTGGCCTACCTGCGGTCGTGA
- a CDS encoding GAF domain-containing protein yields the protein MSLENLEQRVREEVGVRLFTVLAWIPERKALRRVHSSHPEQYPVGGEKTVEVAAGWIDRCITNAEPYFGPDKAAVREIFADHDLIESLGCGTIVNVPVLDGDRVLGVLNLLDAEGAYTRETVAAAEELAPLAVPALRAALEEAR from the coding sequence GTGAGCCTGGAGAACCTGGAGCAGCGGGTCCGCGAGGAGGTGGGCGTGCGGCTGTTCACCGTCCTCGCCTGGATCCCCGAGCGCAAGGCGCTGCGCCGCGTCCACAGCAGCCACCCCGAGCAGTACCCGGTCGGCGGCGAGAAGACCGTCGAGGTCGCCGCGGGCTGGATCGACCGCTGCATCACCAACGCGGAACCGTACTTCGGCCCGGACAAGGCCGCCGTGCGCGAGATCTTCGCCGACCACGACCTCATCGAGTCCCTGGGCTGCGGGACCATCGTGAACGTGCCGGTCCTGGACGGCGACCGCGTGCTCGGCGTGCTCAACCTGCTCGACGCCGAAGGCGCGTACACCAGGGAAACCGTCGCGGCGGCGGAAGAACTCGCCCCGCTCGCCGTCCCCGCGCTGCGCGCCGCCCTGGAGGAGGCCCGATGA
- a CDS encoding MurR/RpiR family transcriptional regulator: MSPVPTGTPSSTDSFDEWLRGRAPERGLRPKAAAVLELLLSQPRRASFGSTAELAQLAGVNVATVTRTAQALGYAGWPALQQEIRARYLSSLSAPQVAAEHLDSGPPGSGSPGAASLRRDLDGLALLHRRLDEGVLEVVARAIAGARRTLVIAAGSYAAVGTALAHNARLAGYDVVAVSGGDAELANAVAAVDGRDVLIAVSFWRLYESTVLAANEARSRGARVFAVTDAASPALSSAAEEVLLVPAEGVAFFPSLTSGVAVAQAVVAQLAAIDPERTAASIETAEGMWSRFGLLHRRVGG, encoded by the coding sequence GTGTCGCCCGTGCCGACCGGGACCCCTTCCAGCACCGACAGCTTCGACGAGTGGTTGCGCGGGCGCGCGCCGGAGCGGGGGTTGCGCCCCAAGGCGGCGGCGGTGCTGGAGCTGCTGCTGTCGCAGCCCAGGCGGGCCTCGTTCGGGTCGACGGCCGAGCTGGCGCAGCTCGCCGGGGTGAACGTGGCGACGGTGACCCGGACCGCGCAGGCCCTCGGGTACGCCGGGTGGCCCGCGTTGCAGCAGGAGATCCGGGCGCGGTACCTGTCCTCGCTGAGCGCGCCGCAGGTGGCGGCCGAGCACCTGGACTCGGGACCACCGGGGTCGGGGTCGCCGGGGGCGGCGTCGCTGCGGCGGGACCTGGACGGGTTGGCGCTGCTGCACCGCAGGCTCGACGAGGGCGTGCTCGAGGTGGTGGCGCGGGCGATCGCGGGGGCGCGGCGGACGCTGGTGATCGCGGCGGGCAGCTACGCGGCGGTCGGGACGGCGCTGGCGCACAACGCGCGGCTGGCCGGGTACGACGTGGTGGCGGTGTCGGGCGGGGACGCGGAGCTGGCGAACGCGGTGGCGGCCGTGGACGGGCGGGACGTGCTGATCGCGGTGAGCTTCTGGCGGCTGTACGAGAGCACCGTGCTGGCGGCGAACGAGGCGAGGTCGCGGGGGGCGCGGGTGTTCGCGGTGACCGACGCGGCCAGCCCGGCGCTGTCCTCGGCGGCGGAGGAGGTGCTGCTGGTGCCTGCGGAGGGGGTGGCGTTCTTCCCGTCGCTGACGTCGGGGGTGGCGGTGGCGCAGGCGGTGGTGGCGCAGCTGGCGGCGATCGACCCGGAGCGGACGGCGGCGTCGATAGAGACGGCGGAGGGGATGTGGTCGCGGTTCGGGCTGCTGCACCGGCGGGTCGGGGGGTAG
- a CDS encoding metal-dependent hydrolase family protein has translation MSLLLRDAALLEPATGERVEADLRVAEGRITEVGQRLPAPDGTRVLDARGAVVIPGLIDAHVHVTASTADLGALPALSPSYVTAQSIRAMGDMLDRGFTTVRDASGADWGLAKAQLDGLVRGPRLHFCGKALSQTGGHGDVRTPGVAVHDSHQCCAGLGRIADGVDAVRTAARDELRKGAHHLKVMAGGGVSSPTDRVDSTQYSMDELRAVVEEAEAANRYVAAHAYTARAINRALEAGVRSVEHGNLLDASSVELFLAHNAFLVPTLVTYWALKEEGARFGLPEASVRKVDDVLTAGLAGLDLAARGGVRLVYGSDLLGGMQRHQSREFLLRREVQDAVDVLRAATSSAAELLGEAGEIGTLAVGARADLVVLERDPVEDITALTEPSAIRWVVQDGEVRVG, from the coding sequence ATGAGCCTGCTGCTGCGCGACGCCGCCCTGCTCGAACCCGCCACCGGCGAGCGCGTCGAGGCCGACCTGCGCGTCGCCGAGGGCCGCATCACCGAGGTGGGACAACGACTTCCCGCACCGGACGGCACCCGCGTGCTCGACGCGCGCGGCGCCGTCGTCATCCCCGGCCTGATCGACGCGCACGTCCACGTCACCGCCTCCACCGCCGACCTCGGCGCCCTGCCCGCGCTGTCCCCGTCCTACGTCACCGCGCAGAGCATCCGCGCCATGGGGGACATGCTCGACCGGGGCTTCACCACCGTCCGCGACGCCTCCGGCGCCGACTGGGGCCTGGCCAAGGCCCAGCTCGACGGCCTGGTGCGCGGACCCCGCCTGCACTTCTGCGGCAAGGCGCTGAGCCAGACCGGCGGCCACGGCGACGTGCGCACCCCCGGCGTCGCCGTGCACGACTCGCACCAGTGCTGCGCGGGCCTGGGCCGCATCGCGGACGGCGTGGACGCGGTCCGCACCGCCGCCCGCGACGAGCTGCGCAAGGGCGCCCACCACCTCAAGGTCATGGCGGGCGGCGGCGTCAGCTCGCCCACCGACCGGGTCGACTCCACCCAGTACTCGATGGACGAGCTGCGCGCCGTGGTGGAGGAGGCCGAGGCCGCCAACCGCTACGTCGCCGCCCACGCCTACACCGCCCGCGCCATCAACCGGGCGCTGGAGGCCGGGGTCCGCTCCGTCGAGCACGGCAACCTGCTCGACGCGAGCAGCGTCGAGCTCTTCCTGGCGCACAACGCCTTCCTGGTGCCCACGCTCGTCACCTACTGGGCGCTCAAGGAGGAGGGCGCGCGGTTCGGCCTGCCCGAGGCCAGCGTCCGCAAGGTCGACGACGTGCTCACCGCGGGCCTCGCGGGCCTCGACCTGGCCGCGCGCGGCGGCGTCCGCCTGGTCTACGGCAGCGACCTGCTCGGCGGGATGCAGCGCCACCAGAGCCGGGAGTTCCTGCTGCGTCGGGAGGTCCAGGACGCCGTCGACGTGCTGCGCGCCGCCACCAGCTCCGCCGCCGAGCTGCTCGGCGAGGCGGGCGAGATCGGCACCCTGGCCGTGGGCGCCCGCGCGGACCTGGTCGTGCTGGAGCGCGACCCGGTCGAGGACATCACCGCGCTGACCGAGCCGTCCGCGATCCGCTGGGTCGTCCAGGACGGCGAAGTCCGGGTGGGGTAG
- a CDS encoding GAF domain-containing protein: protein MTLLIPLVNLERLTEATRYDTTSPALRGKLDLLVKQSADRLGMKIGLANFVMGATTHAIASHGADTGMIEAGIPAEWSFCSRVVLTGCDYTVTDATADPSWQDTPAVTVIGARSYAGVPLVAPNGQVVGAHCVVDSKRREFDAAELAHLRESAKEIMRVMQDYRSTTEG from the coding sequence ATGACCCTGCTCATCCCCCTCGTGAACCTCGAACGGCTGACCGAGGCCACCCGCTACGACACCACCAGCCCCGCGCTGCGCGGGAAGCTGGACCTGCTCGTGAAGCAGTCCGCCGACCGGCTCGGCATGAAGATCGGTCTGGCGAACTTCGTCATGGGGGCCACCACGCACGCGATCGCCTCGCACGGCGCCGACACCGGCATGATCGAGGCGGGCATCCCCGCGGAGTGGAGCTTCTGCTCCCGCGTGGTGCTCACCGGCTGCGACTACACGGTGACCGACGCGACCGCCGACCCCTCGTGGCAGGACACCCCGGCGGTGACCGTCATCGGCGCGCGCAGCTACGCGGGCGTGCCGCTGGTGGCCCCGAACGGGCAAGTGGTCGGCGCCCACTGCGTCGTCGACAGCAAGCGGCGCGAGTTCGACGCCGCCGAGCTGGCGCACCTGCGCGAGTCGGCGAAGGAGATCATGCGGGTGATGCAGGACTACCGGAGCACCACGGAGGGCTGA